Part of the Paenibacillus kyungheensis genome, TTGCATGTGTCGGTAAAAGATCCGACGAATGGAGAATCAGTTGTTGTCAAAAACTTGCTTAGTGCAGAAGGCATTCAGTGGATTCTACCTAATATCATCAAAAATTTTAGCGGATTTACGCCTTTAGGTTCGATTCTGGCATTGGTATTAGGAGCAGGATTAGCAGAAAAAGTAGGGCTGTTACAAGCGTTAATGTTGAAAATGGCTTCTCGCGTCAGTGCCAAGTATGCCAGTTATATGGTGTTGTTTATCGCCTTTTTCAGTCACATTTCTTCAGATGCAGCGTTAGTCATTATGCCTCCACTGGGAGCACTAATGTTCCTAGCAGTAGGTCGTCATCCGATTGCAGGCTTGATGGCGGCTATTGCAGGCGTAGGTTCTGGATTTACAGCGAATTTACTGGTGGTGACGACAGATGTATTGCTATCTGGAATCAGTACAGAAGCCGCCAAAGCAGTAAACAGCACGATTAGTGTCAGTGTATTGGACAACTGGTTTTTTATGGCGACATCGGTTATTGTGCTGACGATTACAGGAGCAATCGTTACCGATAAATTTGTAGAGCCTCGATTGCCTAAATATCAAGGAACCGATCAAGACAAGATGGAAGCTTTGACGCCTATTCAAAATAAAGGTCTACTTGCAAGCGGTATAGCGGCAATTGTATTTATTGGTGTGATGTTATTATTGATTTTGCCTAGCAACGGTATTCTTCGAAATCCCGAAACAGGTTCGATTGTGCCTTCGCCATTTATGTCTGGTATTGTGCCAATTATTATTATTTTCTTTTTTGTAGTTGCTGTTACTTATGGTGTTGTAACCAAGCAGATTCGTAATCAAGGCGATATTCCACTGTTGTTGATTGATCCGATGAAAGGAATGGCTGGCTTTATTGTGATGGTCTTTCCATTATCTCAATTTGTGGCTTTCTTCAACTGGAGTAATATGGGGAAATTTATTGCTTTAGGATTAACAGATATATTAGAAAAAACAAATATGACAGGCATGCCTGCTTTTCTAGGATTGATGTTCTTGTCTGCTCTACTATGTATGTTTATCGCCAGTGGATCAGCGATCTGGTCGATTCTGGCACCTGTATTTGTACCGATGTTTATGTTGCTCGGTTATCATCCAGCATTTGCGCAAATGATCTTCCGTATCGCTGATTCGTCAGTGATTCCTTTCGCTCCAATGTCACCATTCCTTCCATTGTTTTTAGGATTTTTACAGCGATATCAGAAAAATGCACGTTTAGGCACGTATTATTCACTTATTTTACCGTATCCGATCGTTTTCCTGATCGTCTGGTCGTTGATGTTGATTGTCTGGTATATGTTAGGGCTTCCGATTGGCCCGGGTGTGTATCCGCGATTAGCTGATTCATAAAAAAACGATTAGATCGATTACTATATGCTTCAAATATAAGATGCACATTTAACAAGGAGATGAACTTGCATGTTAAACATCATTGAATTACGCCGAGATTTGCATCAACATCCTGAATTGGGATTTACCGAATATCGTACAGCTTCGATTGTTGTACAGACTTTAAAATCGTTAGGGTATGACGTGATCTATGGGCAAGATGCGATTGATGGAGACAGTCGGCGCGGATTACCAAGCGACAAAGTACTGGAAGAATCGTATCAACGTGCACTAGAACATGGCGCTGACCCAGATATTGTAGGTAATATGCGTGGTGGATATACGGCGGTCGTCGGCACGTTAACAGGAAAGCGTTCAGGGCCGACACTGGCTTTTCGTTTTGATATGGATGCACTGCCTATTGTAGAAAGTAAAGATCAAGATCATTTTCCACAACAACATACATTTGTCTCGCATTTTCCAGGGAATATGCATGCTTGCGCGCATGATGGTCATACAACGATCGGACTGGGTGTTGCAGAAGCGTTAAGCCAGCAAGAGTTCGCGGGAACGATCAAGTTGATTTTTCAGCCAGCCGAAGAAGGGGTACGCGGTGCTTATGCTATGGTCGAAAAAGGGATATTGGACGATGTGGATTATCTATTTTGCGCTCATCTGGGTTGTGAAGTGCCTACCGGTCAATTGCATGGAGGAACAACAGGCTATCTGGCAACGACCAAGTTAGCAGCCCATTTTCAAGGAGTAGCTTCGCATGCAGGAGCAACACCGGAAAAAGGACGGAATGCACTGCTTGGAGCGGCAACCGCTTTGCTTAATATTCATAGTATTCCACGATATAGCACAGGAGATACACGAATCAATGTAGGGGTACTGGAAGGCGGTACAGCGGCCAATATTATTCCTGAACATGCGCGTATGGTTATCGAGACTCGCTCTGAATCGGAAGAGGTCAATAGTGAGCTAGAGCAACGTGTGCGTACAATTATTGAACATAGCGCAGGTATGCATGGATTGGAGTATGACGTTGAAGTAGTAGGTGGAGCCATACCGATTACTTGCGATGAAGATATGATACAAATTGCTCGAGAAGAAGCGGTCGGTATCGAAGGTGTGCATACAATTCCTGAAGAAAGTGCTTATTCTACCGGCAGTGAAGATGCCAGTTATATGTTACGACGTGTGCAGGAAAATGGCGGTAAAGCGACTTATATGATTATAGGAGGCAGTAATCCTGCTCCTCATCATCATCCGAAGTTTGATATTGAAGAAGCGGCATTACCGATCGGAATCGAATGGTTCCGCCGAATCGCGATGCGTATTCTGCGTTAAAATCGTCCAAGCTTCTTTTGCCCATAGAACTTGATATAATAAGAAGTAACGTATATTCAAGTGTGAGGACAAAGGAGAAGATGATGACGTATCGATTCGGTATCGTGGGGCCACTCCCATCTGTAGAACGTATTTTAAATCTGACCCGGGATCTAGCGGACGATGTAGAATTTGTGGCGATGGTCTATAATCATCCACGAGAAATTCCACAAATCTTAGAACAGTATCGTTCCACAGTCAAAGGCTGGCTATTTTCAGGGCCTATTCCGTTATCAGTTGCAAGCCCTTTTTTGAAAGAACATGAATTAACAGCTTATTGTAAGCCTGCTGGTTCAGGATTATACAAAGCTTTATTACAAATGAATATGGATTATCATATTCGGGATCACCGCTATTCGGTTGATATTATTCGTTCAGAAGACTTGGATATGCACGAGTCTTTTGCTGAAGCAGGATTGCCGATCGACCAAGTGTATCTCAATATATTTGAAGGCTCGGATGAACCGGAGACATTAATTCAATTTCATATGGATAAATGGAAAAGCGGGCAAAGTGTAGCGGCATTAACCTGTATGCATTTTGTCTATGCTGCTCTGCAAGAACAAGGGGTTCCAGTGTATCGTTTGACGACAAGTTCGCAAGATATTCGGCAAGCCGCCAAGCTACTGATTCAGCAAGCGAGAAGTTCTTATTTTAAAGATACTCAGATCGGGATTCATATGATCGAAGCCGATCTACTTAATCATCGCTCGCTAACCGAATCTACTTCGTATGGATTGCAGTATGCTGAATTACGGATTAAAACCGTACTTTTGCAATTGTGTGAACATATGGATGGTGTGCTGGTGGACAAAGGAAATGGACGCTACCAGATATTTAGTACACGTGGAGCGATTGAACGTGAATTATCGAGACTGCATCATAGTATCGAGCAGATTGCTCTGGAGATTGAAGTGGAAGTGTCTGTAGGAATAGGGTATGGAGACACAGCGTTAGCCGCGGAGAATCATGCGCTACGTGCTCTTCAGCAAAGTAAACAACAAGAATCGTCTTCACACATTATTATTGTGCAAGATAACGGTGTGATTCGTGAAGCAGTAGGACAGATCGAAGAATGGAGTTATAGTTCTCGTTCTCTAGATCGAGCATTATTGTCTCAACTGAACGAAGCTAATATCAGTGTCAAAACGTACAAAAAAATCGAAGCACTGACACAGCGGATGAACTGGGATGGCTTCACAACCGCTCAACTTGCTCAACATTTGTCTATGACTGTGCGTAATGCCCAACGGATTATGAGTAGCCTTTGTCACATTCATCTTGCCGAGGTAGAAGGCGAGGAGCTACAAGCGCTACGAGGGAGACCACGCAAAATTTACCGTTTAACTCAGGTGCATGGTTCTGCTGAAGTATCACTTGAACAAACAAACCACAGTCTAGATTAAAGGGGGAGTCATGTTGGATAAGAAGCTTATTTCATTTAGTAACGGGATCAAATTATATTACATTATCGTAGCGGCTGTCTGGGTTTTTCTGATGATTCGCAAATCAAATCTGATGACACAAGGTGCGAGTACTGCTCAGCAACAATCGTTGTATGTAGCAGTAATAACAGTGGGGATTTTGGCTATCGTGCCTGCTCTGATTCTGGCATGGAGAGGATTGTATCGCTGGATAAGCAAAGCACCTGATGTGACTGTGCCTATGCGTCGGTTTCTTTTAATTATCAGTATTCCGATGTTGCTGGTGATCGGTTATATGGTGGAATTGATTCTTATTATGATTTTTGTAGGCTTAGGAGGATAATATTATGATCAATACCGATACGATTCATCGCTCTATTGATGATCGTCAACACAAATGGACAGCGATGAGTGATCAGATCTGGGAATATGCAGAGACTCGTTTTGAAGAAAAGCAATCTGCTGAATTGTTATGCCTTGCTCTAGAGCACGAAGGATTCCATGTGGAGCGTGGAAGTGGAGGTATTGAGACTGCATTTATAGCCAGTTATGGAAGTGGTCAACCTGTAATCGCTTTGTTAGGGGAATATGATGCATTATCCGGACTTAGTCAGCAATCAGGTAGTGCAACTGAACAAGCGATCGTGGCAGGTGGCAATGGTCATGGATGTGGTCATAATCTGCTTGGAACAGGTGCATTAGCGGCGGCGGTTGCTGTTAAAGATTATATGGAGCAACATGGATTAGCCGGAACGGTTCGTTATTACGGTTGTCCTGCGGAAGAAGGCGGCTCTGGCAAAACATTTATGGCGCGCGAAGGATTATTTGACGATGTGGACAGTGCAGTCACATGGCATCCTATGGATTATCATAGTGTGATGTCGGTTCATACGCTGGCGAACTTTCAGATTTATTATAAATTTAAAGGCAAAAGCGCTCATGCCGCTGCAAGTCCGCATCTGGGAAGAAGTGCGCTTGATGCGGTAGAACTGATGAATATTGGTGTGAATTACTTGCGAGAACATATTATTCAAGAAGCTCGTATTCATTATGCAGTGACTCATACCGGTGGTTTATCGCCTAATGTGGTACAAGCAAATGCAGAAGTGCTGTATCTGATTCGTGCGCCTCATGTACGAGAAGCCGCTGATATTATGGAAAGAGTTCATGATATCGCTAAAGGTGCAGCACTGATGACAGGCACAGAAGTAGAGATTGTATTTGATAAAGCATGTTCAAATATTATTCCGAATACCACGCTAGAACAGGTTGTGTATGACCAATTTGCTCAATTTCCGATTCCTGAACATACTTCAGAAGAATTAGCATTGGCTACTGCGGTGCAAAATACATTAACAGCGCAAGAAAAAAAGGGCAGTCCACATCTACCAGCTACCCTTCAGGGTAAAGTGTTAGCAGATCATGTGAATCCATATCTGCATGGACTCATGTTATACGGATCAACCGATGTATCAGATGTAAGCTGGATTACGCCTACAGTGCAGTGTACAACCGCTTGCTTTGCTATTGGTACGATGCCTCATAGCTGGCAATGGGTGACGTTAGGAGCAACTTCTATTGCTCATAAAGGTATGCTCTATGCCAGTAAAATTATGGCGGCTACCGCTATCGAAATTATGCAAAATCCTCAATTGCGTCAAACTGCACAAGCAGAACTAAAAGAGCGATTGCAAGGCGAGACGTATGTATGTCCGATTCCGGCAGATGTTGTTCCTTCTGCGACCAAATAAAATCAGTAAGATTCAAAAGCAAAAAGCTATCTATTTAGAGTATATGTACTCCTGATAGATAGCTTTTTGCTTTGTTTTCAACTATTGAATACTGTACCTCTAGTTAAAACCTTATTGCAGAGATTCGACTTCAAATACAGGGATCGTGATATTGGATTCTAGATTGGCAGGAGCATCAGGAGCGTCTACTCCATAGTCTGGTTCTTGTAGTAATCCTGTTTCGTCTGTTGATTCTGGTGTTCCATTTTCTTCGGTAGGTGTATTATTTTCACCTGTAGAATGGGTGTCGCCAGATCCTAATGTGTTAGTAAATGGTTCAAATTCACCTCGGAATACACCGGAGACAACGAAGGAACCTGTACTCCAGTTCAATTCTCCTCGAAGACGAATATATTGCTCTCCGACTAATGCAATCGCTCCTCGATCATCTGCATCAGTAGATACGATATTGACTTCAAATGACACAGGCTCATTAAGATAGCTTGTTAGTGTACTTCCATCAATAGAAGTATATTCATTCTGTGTCTCGGTACGTGTGTACTCTCCATCTTCATTACGGGCATAGATAGCAGTCTGTCCTTTTTCTAAATCAGATGGATTTTGTACTTGTATCGTTTGATTGTCACCGATTGTATATCCATCAGCTTCGACAGAAAGCAACGCACGGAACCCACTAGGTTCAACCGCATAAAAAGAAAAAGTAGCTGTACGATCTGTAGTAGGTTCGGATTGAATTTCGATCACAGGTTGATCAGGTGTCCCTAATTGATTCACGATCGCTAGACTACGGATCTGAGACGCTTGTTGTGCAATCTCTCCAGACAGAATACTGGTATCACCATTAGCTGTCATTGTGCCAATATAGAGATGATTCTCAGCATCAGTGGCCAGCGCATAGACATCTGCATTAAGTCCGTTAGTGCCTCCAACTACATGTTGATACGCAACTGAAGGATTAGAGCTTTGCAACACATACAGCGGATCACTCGAAGCCCATGCGACTTTTGTCTGTGCTATCAGATTGGTAGTATCTTGGACAGGTTGTAACGCTTGGTAAATATCGAGAGCTTGTTGATACTGACCTGCTGTCACCATAGTATTGGCTTCACGAAGTAATGAATTAATCTCATTATTGATCGTGGTTGTCACAGGAGAAGAACTTAGATTGACTGTAGTGACCCACTGATTAAAGCTTTGAGCATGAGTAACAAAGTTATTAATCTGCTGACTTGCAATATCGGTGGCAAGAATCTTGGCTGCATTATTTTGCGCCGCAGTCAGTACCCATGTTGCACTCCAATCATGTTGTTGATAACCATCCCATGTACTGCGTGCTTGTTCTAGAAAAGCAGTAAAATCACCGGCGGCTGCCAGACGTGTTAGTTTGGTCTGATCATACGTTTTGAACAATGTATTGAGATAAGCTTGGCGTGTGCTTTTAACAGCTAGATACTTTTCCGGAATCTGCAATAGATTCCATTTATCCGATTCATCGGTGTAATTGTGCTTTTGTAGATTATTTTGTAGCCCTGCTTCGAACAATTCACGAAAAGCTTGAAAATCGGTCTTTAATTGATCATTGATCTTCGATTCATTCGTAATTTGCTTGTATTGAACTGTATACCTTTTGTCGGCTTGTTGTTGCTGACTGAGACGTTGTTGCCATAATTTATAAGCGGTGAGATACGCTTCAAATTGTTGGGTACTGGCGGCAGATTGAAGCTGTTGCTGACTGGAACTTACTGTCTGCTTCCAATCTGTAATCGGCAATAATTGCAATAACCGATTAGCAATATGTTCATTCTGGTACCGAATCGATGTGTTGGTATTCGCTTTTTGATAAAAGGTTTCGGCTTCTACCCATTGCTTCTGATCATAATAGCGATCTGCTTCTTGCACAGCATGGATTTTTTGCGAAATTTGAACCCCTTTATAGACTGCTAGTACGGCTGCAATAGCGCAAGCTACGATTAACAGATTACGTAATGCAAATAAACGAATAATACTCATGAGATCCCTATTCCAGGAATAGCAGGCTCAAAATCAGAATCGCCTTTGTACAATTCTTGACGAATAGTTTCCAAGTCTATTGCCATTGCACTGTCTTTTTGCGCAGGATCGTTGTTGATCATCCGGTACAATCGTAAAAAACGGTCTTTCGGTAAAAAGCGTGCATAACGACGAACAAATCCAGGATACATCGTGACATAACGCTTCATTCGCACCGCTGCCGAGGTTACACTGACCAGAATATTCATTCCATTTTCTAATTTCAAAATCTGAGGTTCGTTTGCTATCACATAACGAATAGCTCGATCTTTCACCATTTCGCGTTTGATTTTGGCAATTTCGCCGATATATTCGGCTAACAAAGGATCGAAATCTTGCACAATCAATGAATCTAGATCCAGATCCATATCACTACGCAACCGAAAATTTTGCAATAAAGACAATTGAGCCAGTCGTAGGCGATCATTATGCACAACAACGGCTGCTTGACGTAACATATGATATCCTTCGACATCTTCACCGCTACGTACAGCCGTTACAGCTGTTGATTGATCACGTACAGTGCCTTCATAGATCGTTTTACTATCTGTTTTGAATAAGCGTGCTAACTGCCGTAATGTTTCTTTAGATATCATACGGCGTTGAACCAAAACAAGAACCGCTATACATACTGCACCTGTGATCACAGAAATAACGATTTCAGTGACCTCTTTCGATACGACAACCGCTATAATAGTAAGAAGAAGAGCAAATAGAATCTCATTCATCATTTTGCGCTTAGCACGTAGACGGGCATGTTGTGTCACAGGAACAAGTGCTTGCTTGCCACAATCCGGACAAGCATCACCAGGTAAAATGGTGTAATTCTGACATTTCCGGCATATTCGTAAGTTATCGTATACACGCCGGGTGCGATGAAGCACCGGTAATTGAATCGATTTTTTGGTTGTTGTCATAGATTAAGATCACTCACTATACATCGTATTTATAAATAACTTCAGGAGTCTGCTAACAAGGAATTGGGTAAATCTGCGAATCTGTTAGCTTCTTTGGTTAATAGTAGATAGTAACTGCTTTTCTAATTCATCTTCTGTTGGGACACGTTTGCGTTTAAATGCGTACATAGACAATCTTAGGATAACAAAAAGAAACAAAACAGCGAGACATACGTATGCAAACATATGACATTCCTTTCTTAATCAGATTTATCGAGTCTAACTTTAATCTAAGGGAGGATCGGGATTACTTGTTGAATTATAAAGTGTTCAACAACCTCACTATACCTATATTTTAGCGCATAATCTATTACAGAATAGCGAAAATTAGGAGTGATATTCAACTTTTAGCCTATAGTCTAGTGGATTCCCCCGTCTTAAGGTGGGGAAGATATTTGCGAATATGCGTTATAATGGTATCCGGCTTGTTATGATAAATAGCGCATATGTGTTTGTGATTTATGATCTAAAATGGAGTAAAATGGATATACCGATAAGAATAGTATCAAATTTTTCACTTTATGATTTTTAAGGCATGTTAAGGTGAATTTAACCGGCGCTTAATGAAAATGTCGTAAGATGGTGTACGATAGCGCCATCTATCTATCCAGTGAAGGAGTAGACTTATGTCCCGAAGAAATACAAACTTTATGTATATCCTGCTAGCTTTGGTTCTGTGCCTGACACAGTTGCCTAGCACGATGTTCGCTGCTTCAGCGACAAATAGTACTAATAATTCGACTACACCGATTGATGCGGTCTTGGTACTGGATGCTAGTAATTCTATGAAATCCAGTGACCCGCAACAACTAGGTAGTGAAGCGATGAAATTATTTATAGATATGCTACCATCGCAAGGCGATCGAGTAGGAGTTGTATCGTATACAGACCGTATTGAACGTGAAAAGGCATTGACTGCTATTCAGTCTGCTGATGATAAAACACAGCTCAAGTCTTTTATCGATGGTCTAACACGAGGAGCGTATACGGATATCTCGGTAGGAATGAAAGAAGCCGTTAACATTTTGCAAGATAATGCACAGCAAGGACATGAACCGATGATTGTATTGTTCGCTGATGGTAACAATCAGTTGAACAGTAATTCCGGACGCAGTAACAGTGATGCAGATAATGATCTGAATACAGCTGTAGCACAAGCCAAAAAAGACGGGTATCCTGTCTATACAATCGGGCTGAATGCAGACGGTAAGCTAAATCAAGAAGCATTGAAAAAGATTGCTGATGATACAGGTGGTAAATCTTTTGTAACAACTTCGGCGCAAGATTTGCCAGAGATTCTAAGTGAAATTTTTGCAGATCATCAAGAAGTGAATGTGGTACCTGTCGATTCGATAACAGGTAACGGACAATTTCAAGATGTGAAGATTCATATTCCGAATGCCAATGTAAAAGAAGCAAATATTTCTATTATGTCGTCACAAGCGGTTGAAGTGAAATTAGTCGATCCGTCAGGCAATGCTGTAGCTGTACCATCAGACAAAGTCAGCATGTCTACTTCCAAAAGCTATTCGCTAGTTAAATTGTTATCTCCAGAGCAAGGGGATTGGACATTACAGGTTAAAGGTGTCGATCAAGACAAGATTGATATTAATCTGGTGTTTAACTATAACCTGGAATTAGCACTAGATCCTATTCCGACCAAAGCGTACAGTAAAGGCGATAAAATCGATATCGTTTCTTATTTAACAAGCGGTGGTCAGAAATTAACAGATAATTCGCAAGCAAGCAGTATGAAAGCTGTGCTGAATGTGAAAGACATGGATACAGGAACAACCAGTCAAGTTCCGTTGACTACAGATGGTAGTGAATTTAAAGGTACATTTGAAGTGCCTGACAATCATGTCTATCAACTGGTTGCTCGTGC contains:
- a CDS encoding amidohydrolase, which translates into the protein MLNIIELRRDLHQHPELGFTEYRTASIVVQTLKSLGYDVIYGQDAIDGDSRRGLPSDKVLEESYQRALEHGADPDIVGNMRGGYTAVVGTLTGKRSGPTLAFRFDMDALPIVESKDQDHFPQQHTFVSHFPGNMHACAHDGHTTIGLGVAEALSQQEFAGTIKLIFQPAEEGVRGAYAMVEKGILDDVDYLFCAHLGCEVPTGQLHGGTTGYLATTKLAAHFQGVASHAGATPEKGRNALLGAATALLNIHSIPRYSTGDTRINVGVLEGGTAANIIPEHARMVIETRSESEEVNSELEQRVRTIIEHSAGMHGLEYDVEVVGGAIPITCDEDMIQIAREEAVGIEGVHTIPEESAYSTGSEDASYMLRRVQENGGKATYMIIGGSNPAPHHHPKFDIEEAALPIGIEWFRRIAMRILR
- the abgT gene encoding p-aminobenzoyl-glutamate transporter, which codes for MSQTPVQSPSSPGKIFTWVEKIGNKIPNPFLLFVYLIIILMLATAILSWLHVSVKDPTNGESVVVKNLLSAEGIQWILPNIIKNFSGFTPLGSILALVLGAGLAEKVGLLQALMLKMASRVSAKYASYMVLFIAFFSHISSDAALVIMPPLGALMFLAVGRHPIAGLMAAIAGVGSGFTANLLVVTTDVLLSGISTEAAKAVNSTISVSVLDNWFFMATSVIVLTITGAIVTDKFVEPRLPKYQGTDQDKMEALTPIQNKGLLASGIAAIVFIGVMLLLILPSNGILRNPETGSIVPSPFMSGIVPIIIIFFFVVAVTYGVVTKQIRNQGDIPLLLIDPMKGMAGFIVMVFPLSQFVAFFNWSNMGKFIALGLTDILEKTNMTGMPAFLGLMFLSALLCMFIASGSAIWSILAPVFVPMFMLLGYHPAFAQMIFRIADSSVIPFAPMSPFLPLFLGFLQRYQKNARLGTYYSLILPYPIVFLIVWSLMLIVWYMLGLPIGPGVYPRLADS
- a CDS encoding M20 family metallopeptidase → MINTDTIHRSIDDRQHKWTAMSDQIWEYAETRFEEKQSAELLCLALEHEGFHVERGSGGIETAFIASYGSGQPVIALLGEYDALSGLSQQSGSATEQAIVAGGNGHGCGHNLLGTGALAAAVAVKDYMEQHGLAGTVRYYGCPAEEGGSGKTFMAREGLFDDVDSAVTWHPMDYHSVMSVHTLANFQIYYKFKGKSAHAAASPHLGRSALDAVELMNIGVNYLREHIIQEARIHYAVTHTGGLSPNVVQANAEVLYLIRAPHVREAADIMERVHDIAKGAALMTGTEVEIVFDKACSNIIPNTTLEQVVYDQFAQFPIPEHTSEELALATAVQNTLTAQEKKGSPHLPATLQGKVLADHVNPYLHGLMLYGSTDVSDVSWITPTVQCTTACFAIGTMPHSWQWVTLGATSIAHKGMLYASKIMAATAIEIMQNPQLRQTAQAELKERLQGETYVCPIPADVVPSATK
- a CDS encoding vWA domain-containing protein, coding for MSRRNTNFMYILLALVLCLTQLPSTMFAASATNSTNNSTTPIDAVLVLDASNSMKSSDPQQLGSEAMKLFIDMLPSQGDRVGVVSYTDRIEREKALTAIQSADDKTQLKSFIDGLTRGAYTDISVGMKEAVNILQDNAQQGHEPMIVLFADGNNQLNSNSGRSNSDADNDLNTAVAQAKKDGYPVYTIGLNADGKLNQEALKKIADDTGGKSFVTTSAQDLPEILSEIFADHQEVNVVPVDSITGNGQFQDVKIHIPNANVKEANISIMSSQAVEVKLVDPSGNAVAVPSDKVSMSTSKSYSLVKLLSPEQGDWTLQVKGVDQDKIDINLVFNYNLELALDPIPTKAYSKGDKIDIVSYLTSGGQKLTDNSQASSMKAVLNVKDMDTGTTSQVPLTTDGSEFKGTFEVPDNHVYQLVARAEEQSFYRETAPVTIDAKGGVSGSGEKAGLGLVTWIIIAVVALLILAGLWFLLGFLKKRNRGFVGQMVIEIRDENTGERSYPQYKKLTTFRGKFNLHQLVQLAPELKETENIIFTPSSNDRIMIRNNADNVIEKSARAIDASKGFELKSGDRIMISLRQVDKTIMLEYLT